From the Micromonospora sediminicola genome, one window contains:
- a CDS encoding MarR family transcriptional regulator, which translates to MERPPNLAAAVEAAAEALIGVLDSATSRHNVSVSPTQLRVLSLIVSHPGTNVNRLAELLDVVPSSASRLCDRLEAVGLLRRVADPRDRREVRLVPTAAAETLLRELQERRHRAVQAVLDRMPNRVQHELLLALLAFGQAATTTTVPQTGSDATARTA; encoded by the coding sequence GTGGAGCGACCTCCGAATCTTGCCGCAGCCGTCGAGGCGGCTGCCGAGGCGCTCATCGGTGTGCTCGACTCCGCCACCTCGCGCCACAACGTCAGCGTCTCGCCCACCCAGCTGCGGGTGCTGTCGCTGATCGTGTCGCACCCCGGCACCAACGTGAACCGGCTGGCCGAGCTGCTGGACGTGGTGCCCTCGTCGGCGAGCCGGCTCTGCGACCGCCTGGAGGCGGTCGGGCTGCTGCGCCGGGTGGCCGACCCTCGGGACCGGCGCGAGGTGCGGCTGGTCCCCACCGCGGCGGCCGAGACCCTGCTGCGCGAGCTGCAGGAGCGGCGGCACCGGGCCGTCCAGGCGGTGCTGGACCGGATGCCCAACCGGGTGCAGCACGAGCTGCTGCTGGCGCTCCTGGCGTTCGGGCAGGCGGCCACGACGACGACGGTGCCCCAGACGGGGTCGGACGCCACCGCCCGCACGGCCTGA
- a CDS encoding CDP-alcohol phosphatidyltransferase family protein has product MSRRPAPAEHPEDAATAAGDRVLTLPNLISFVRLLGVPLFLYLFLVVRADVVAIVVLAVGGTSDWVDGWIARRLRQVSRLGELLDPLADRLYILATLLAFTAREVVPWQFTAALLARELLLLGSLGVLRRYGYGPPPVHYVGKTATFLLLAAFPLLLLADAAPSVSTAAGAIGWGLAWWGLVLYWVAGAMYVVQARRLVRGMRARGTGAAA; this is encoded by the coding sequence GTGTCGCGTCGGCCGGCTCCAGCGGAGCACCCGGAGGATGCGGCGACGGCCGCGGGGGACCGCGTCCTCACGTTGCCCAACCTGATCAGCTTCGTCCGGCTCCTGGGTGTGCCGCTGTTCCTGTACCTGTTCCTGGTGGTCCGCGCCGACGTGGTCGCCATCGTGGTGCTGGCCGTGGGCGGCACCAGCGACTGGGTCGACGGCTGGATCGCGCGCCGACTGCGCCAGGTGAGCCGGTTGGGCGAGCTGCTGGACCCGTTGGCCGACCGGCTCTACATCCTGGCCACGCTGCTCGCGTTCACCGCCCGCGAGGTGGTGCCCTGGCAGTTCACCGCGGCGCTGCTGGCCCGCGAGCTGCTGCTGCTCGGCTCCCTGGGGGTGCTGCGCCGCTACGGCTACGGCCCGCCGCCGGTGCACTACGTCGGCAAGACCGCCACGTTCCTGCTGCTGGCGGCGTTCCCGCTCCTGCTGTTGGCGGACGCGGCGCCGAGTGTGTCCACGGCGGCCGGCGCGATCGGCTGGGGGCTGGCGTGGTGGGGCCTGGTTCTCTACTGGGTGGCCGGCGCGATGTACGTGGTGCAGGCTCGCCGCCTGGTCCGGGGGATGCGGGCGCGGGGTACGGGGGCGGCGGCGTGA
- a CDS encoding DUF881 domain-containing protein has product MTAPSPRDGERDPSARVYAPDFLTELFRNPLDPGYGDAAARRAVGPVSRVRAVLGRPVSLVVLLVIGFLFAVAYRETMAEEPSRATARAGLIAEIKQREAETDRLTERAERLREEVGRQRDAALSGSQASRLRNLEAGTGVGRVRGDGVVVRLTDAPRDKDAVTGEEAGPSQVLYSDLQKVANALWAAGAEAVAVNGQRLTATTTIRQAGEAILVDYRPVTSPYEVQAIGPGSMRDRFDDSRAAELMRYLARTAGLSFAVKEVDDLTLPAAPEPQLRYAEPPASPSPRPSGSGVAGSSSPGPSGSGSPSPSGGGR; this is encoded by the coding sequence GTGACGGCGCCGTCGCCGCGTGACGGCGAGCGCGACCCGTCCGCCCGGGTGTACGCGCCGGACTTCCTGACCGAGCTGTTCCGCAATCCGCTCGATCCGGGTTACGGGGACGCGGCGGCGCGGCGGGCGGTGGGTCCGGTGTCGCGGGTGCGTGCGGTGCTGGGTCGTCCGGTGAGCCTGGTGGTGCTGCTGGTGATCGGGTTCCTGTTCGCGGTGGCGTACCGGGAGACGATGGCCGAGGAGCCGAGCCGGGCGACGGCGCGGGCCGGGCTGATCGCCGAGATCAAGCAGCGGGAGGCGGAGACCGACCGGTTGACCGAGCGGGCGGAGCGGTTGCGCGAGGAGGTCGGCCGGCAGCGGGACGCGGCGTTGAGCGGGTCGCAGGCGTCCCGGTTGCGCAACCTGGAGGCCGGTACGGGCGTGGGGCGGGTGCGCGGGGACGGTGTGGTCGTGCGGTTGACGGACGCGCCGCGGGACAAGGACGCGGTGACGGGCGAGGAGGCGGGTCCGTCGCAGGTGTTGTACTCGGATCTGCAGAAGGTGGCGAACGCGCTGTGGGCGGCGGGCGCGGAGGCGGTGGCGGTCAACGGGCAGCGGTTGACGGCGACGACGACGATCCGGCAGGCGGGCGAGGCGATCCTGGTGGACTACCGGCCGGTGACGAGTCCGTACGAGGTGCAGGCGATCGGGCCGGGGTCGATGCGGGACCGCTTCGACGACAGCCGGGCGGCGGAGTTGATGCGGTACCTGGCGCGGACGGCGGGGTTGTCGTTCGCGGTGAAGGAGGTCGACGACCTCACCCTGCCGGCGGCTCCTGAGCCACAGCTACGCTACGCCGAACCTCCGGCGAGTCCGAGCCCTCGTCCGTCGGGTTCCGGTGTCGCCGGTTCGTCCAGTCCCGGGCCGTCCGGCTCGGGTTCTCCCAGCCCTTCCGGAGGTGGCCGATGA
- a CDS encoding small basic family protein — MIAVLALLAGVVLGVYLDPTVPAALQPYLPIAVVAALDAVFGGVRAKLDRIFDDKQFVVSFISNVLVAGLIVYLGDQLGVGGQLSTGVVVVLGVRIFGNVAAIRRHLFRA; from the coding sequence ATGATCGCGGTGCTGGCGTTGCTCGCCGGTGTGGTGCTCGGGGTGTATCTGGACCCCACGGTGCCGGCGGCGTTGCAGCCGTATCTGCCGATCGCGGTGGTGGCCGCGTTGGACGCGGTGTTCGGTGGGGTGCGGGCGAAGCTGGACCGGATCTTCGACGACAAGCAGTTCGTGGTGTCGTTCATCTCGAACGTGCTGGTGGCTGGTCTGATCGTGTACCTGGGTGACCAGTTGGGCGTGGGTGGTCAGTTGTCCACGGGTGTGGTGGTCGTGTTGGGCGTGCGCATCTTCGGAAACGTCGCGGCGATCCGCCGGCACCTGTTCCGGGCGTAG
- a CDS encoding DUF881 domain-containing protein encodes MSEEHRETGTGWPQPAGPGRPSGPAGEPDPRPDAPDPDELSPLAPEAEPAAPVEREDVPAPAEEPGAVVSPEPEPDPGEPDPGEPDPVSRPERVSVSRRLTSAGAMIAVLLALLGFTLVVQLKTTSTDPTLAATREEDLVRISSDLDSRERRLRQDIEALEDSQRQLRSGEQGRQAALEEATRRADELGILAGTLPAVGPGLEVEFRGPEKATSSTRILDAVQELRGAGAEAMQIQGADGTAVRIIASTYFVDGSGGGLVVDGRRLSGPYTILVIGDPATMRTALNIPGGVVSSVRDAGGNVTSEDREVVEVSQLHAPIKLDHARPVS; translated from the coding sequence ATGAGCGAGGAGCACAGGGAGACGGGTACGGGGTGGCCGCAGCCGGCGGGGCCGGGGCGGCCGTCGGGTCCGGCGGGTGAGCCGGATCCGCGTCCGGACGCGCCGGATCCGGACGAGTTGAGCCCGTTGGCGCCGGAGGCTGAGCCGGCGGCGCCGGTGGAGCGGGAGGACGTGCCGGCGCCGGCGGAGGAGCCGGGCGCGGTCGTGTCGCCCGAGCCGGAGCCGGACCCGGGGGAGCCGGACCCGGGGGAGCCGGACCCGGTGTCGCGGCCGGAGCGGGTCTCGGTGTCGCGGCGGTTGACGTCGGCGGGCGCGATGATCGCGGTGTTGCTGGCGTTGTTGGGTTTCACGTTGGTGGTGCAGCTGAAGACGACGTCGACGGATCCGACGCTCGCGGCGACGCGGGAGGAGGACCTGGTCCGGATCTCGTCGGATCTGGATTCGCGGGAGCGGCGTCTGCGGCAGGACATCGAGGCGTTGGAGGACAGCCAGCGGCAGTTGCGTTCGGGTGAGCAGGGTCGGCAGGCGGCGTTGGAGGAGGCGACGCGGCGGGCGGACGAGCTGGGCATCCTGGCGGGGACGCTGCCGGCGGTGGGGCCGGGCCTGGAGGTGGAGTTCCGCGGGCCGGAGAAGGCGACGTCGTCGACGCGGATCCTGGACGCGGTGCAGGAGTTGCGGGGTGCGGGCGCGGAGGCGATGCAGATCCAGGGTGCGGACGGCACCGCGGTGCGGATCATCGCGTCGACGTATTTCGTGGACGGCTCGGGTGGTGGCCTGGTGGTGGACGGGCGGCGGTTGAGTGGTCCGTACACGATCCTGGTGATCGGTGATCCGGCGACGATGCGTACGGCCTTGAACATTCCGGGCGGGGTGGTCTCATCGGTGCGGGACGCCGGCGGTAACGTGACGTCCGAGGATCGTGAGGTTGTGGAGGTTTCGCAGCTGCACGCGCCGATCAAGCTGGACCACGCCCGGCCGGTTTCCTGA
- the gcvH gene encoding glycine cleavage system protein GcvH: MIPEDLRYTAEHEWVVGGDGGVVRVGITHFAQDALGDIVFVQLPDAGAVVAAGESLGEIESTKSVSEIYAPLSGTVAARNEALADTPEVINTDPYGAGWLVEITPDDPAAVEGLLTADAYRELTES, from the coding sequence GTGATTCCTGAGGATCTGCGGTACACCGCCGAGCACGAGTGGGTGGTCGGTGGTGACGGTGGTGTCGTCCGCGTCGGTATCACGCACTTCGCGCAGGACGCCCTGGGTGACATCGTGTTCGTGCAGCTGCCGGACGCCGGTGCGGTGGTGGCGGCGGGTGAGTCGCTGGGCGAGATCGAGTCGACGAAGAGCGTGTCGGAGATCTACGCGCCGTTGAGCGGTACGGTGGCGGCGCGCAACGAGGCGTTGGCCGACACCCCTGAGGTGATCAACACGGATCCGTACGGTGCGGGGTGGTTGGTGGAGATCACTCCGGATGATCCGGCGGCGGTCGAGGGTCTGTTGACCGCTGACGCGTACCGCGAGCTCACCGAGAGCTGA
- the odhI gene encoding oxoglutarate dehydrogenase inhibitor Odhl, translating to MTRPDDEFPPLDVTSTLNLGSLDEVLEGPDTDVVPSRMSGSLPPGMALLVVRRGPNAGARFLLDHDVTTSGRHPDSDIFLDDVTVSRRHAEFHRDGGTFTVRDVGSLNGTYVNRERVEAATLSNGDEVQIGKFRVVFIAGPRPEEEAGRG from the coding sequence ATGACGCGCCCAGACGACGAGTTCCCCCCGCTCGACGTCACTTCGACGCTCAATCTCGGTTCGCTCGACGAAGTGCTGGAGGGCCCGGACACCGATGTGGTGCCGAGCCGTATGTCCGGCTCGTTGCCGCCGGGTATGGCGTTGCTGGTGGTTCGCCGGGGCCCGAACGCGGGTGCCCGGTTCCTGTTGGACCACGACGTGACGACGAGTGGGCGGCACCCGGACAGTGACATCTTCCTCGACGACGTGACGGTGTCGCGGCGGCACGCGGAGTTCCACCGCGACGGTGGGACGTTTACGGTGCGGGACGTGGGGAGCCTGAACGGCACCTACGTGAACCGGGAGCGGGTCGAGGCCGCGACGTTGAGCAACGGTGACGAGGTGCAGATCGGCAAGTTCCGGGTGGTGTTCATCGCCGGTCCGCGCCCGGAGGAGGAGGCCGGCCGGGGGTGA
- a CDS encoding transcriptional regulator FtsR has translation MSIGEVLAQLRAEFPDVTISKLRFLEAEGLVEPQRTPAGYRKYGWDDVARLRFVLTAQRDQYLPLRVIREQLAEWDVSDEPVGRSRPNLVAVGPGGEVPGRESVEPVGSSEVRLDRAELISRSGVDESTLVELERLGVLVSDPPGWYDADALIIASAVAGLAAYGLEPRHLRAYRSAADREVGLFAQLVAPLVRQSDPAARARAAETARELTALSQQLHAALVRVGLRSTLGR, from the coding sequence ATGAGTATCGGCGAGGTGCTGGCGCAGTTGCGGGCGGAGTTCCCGGACGTCACGATCTCGAAGTTGCGGTTCCTGGAGGCCGAGGGCCTGGTGGAGCCGCAGCGCACGCCGGCGGGTTATCGCAAGTACGGCTGGGACGACGTGGCTCGGCTGCGGTTCGTGTTGACGGCGCAGCGGGATCAGTATCTGCCGTTGCGGGTGATCCGGGAGCAGTTGGCGGAGTGGGACGTCTCGGATGAGCCGGTGGGGCGGTCGCGGCCGAATCTGGTGGCGGTCGGTCCGGGTGGTGAGGTTCCGGGTCGGGAGTCGGTGGAGCCGGTCGGGTCGTCGGAGGTGCGGCTGGATCGGGCGGAGCTGATCTCCCGCAGCGGGGTCGACGAGTCGACGTTGGTCGAGTTGGAGCGGCTCGGTGTGCTGGTGTCGGATCCGCCGGGGTGGTACGACGCGGACGCGTTGATCATCGCGAGTGCGGTGGCGGGTTTGGCGGCGTACGGGTTGGAGCCGCGGCACCTGCGGGCGTACCGGTCGGCGGCGGATCGGGAGGTCGGTCTGTTCGCGCAGTTGGTGGCGCCGTTGGTGCGGCAGAGTGATCCGGCGGCGCGGGCCCGGGCGGCGGAGACGGCGCGGGAGTTGACGGCGTTGTCGCAGCAGTTGCACGCGGCGTTGGTGCGGGTGGGGCTGCGGTCGACGTTGGGCCGGTGA
- a CDS encoding bifunctional nuclease family protein, which translates to MRELSVVGVRVELPSNQPIVLLREVEGDRYLPIWIGAVEATAIAYEQQGVKPARPLTHDLLRDVLAALQAPLRAVEITELKENVFYADLLLGDGVRVSARPSDSIALALRVGAPIRCAEQVLSEAGIVIPDEQEDEVEKFREFLDQVRPEDFAG; encoded by the coding sequence GTGCGCGAGCTGAGCGTGGTCGGAGTTCGGGTGGAGTTGCCCAGCAACCAGCCGATCGTCCTGCTGCGGGAGGTCGAGGGGGACCGTTATCTGCCGATCTGGATCGGTGCGGTCGAGGCGACGGCCATCGCCTACGAGCAGCAGGGGGTCAAGCCGGCGCGGCCGTTGACGCACGATCTGCTGCGGGACGTGTTGGCGGCGTTGCAGGCGCCGTTGCGGGCGGTGGAGATCACCGAGTTGAAGGAGAACGTCTTCTACGCGGATCTGCTGCTCGGTGACGGGGTGCGGGTGTCGGCGCGGCCGAGTGACTCCATCGCGTTGGCGTTGCGGGTGGGGGCTCCGATTCGTTGTGCGGAGCAGGTCCTCAGCGAGGCGGGGATCGTGATCCCGGACGAGCAGGAGGACGAGGTGGAGAAGTTCCGCGAGTTCCTGGACCAGGTGCGGCCGGAGGATTTCGCGGGTTGA
- a CDS encoding MerR family transcriptional regulator has protein sequence MHEPRDPGPSAEQQAGDGEVGYRGVTACSAVGISYRQLDYWARTALVVPSVRDASGSGTSRLYSFRDLVVLKVVKRLLDAGVSLQNIRKAIEALRSRGVDDLAGITLISDGTTVYECRSPEEVVDLLQGGQGVFGIAIGGAFKEIQGSLSHLPAEPVGVPEQDVAAVVEPEADSVGDELAARRARRRAG, from the coding sequence ATGCACGAGCCGCGGGATCCTGGTCCGAGTGCGGAACAGCAGGCCGGTGACGGCGAGGTGGGTTACCGGGGTGTGACCGCGTGTTCGGCGGTGGGCATCAGTTACCGGCAGTTGGACTACTGGGCCCGCACGGCGCTGGTGGTGCCGAGTGTGCGGGACGCGTCGGGTTCGGGGACGTCCCGGTTGTACTCGTTCCGCGACCTGGTGGTGTTGAAGGTCGTGAAGCGGCTGCTGGACGCCGGGGTGTCGTTGCAGAACATCCGTAAGGCGATCGAGGCGTTGCGGTCGCGTGGTGTGGACGATCTGGCGGGCATCACGTTGATCTCCGACGGGACGACGGTGTACGAGTGCCGGTCGCCGGAGGAGGTGGTCGACCTGTTGCAGGGCGGCCAGGGCGTGTTCGGGATCGCGATCGGTGGCGCGTTCAAGGAGATCCAGGGTTCGTTGTCGCACCTGCCGGCGGAGCCGGTGGGTGTCCCGGAGCAGGACGTCGCCGCGGTGGTGGAGCCGGAGGCGGATTCGGTGGGGGACGAGTTGGCGGCGCGGCGGGCGCGGCGTCGCGCCGGGTGA
- a CDS encoding group I truncated hemoglobin produces MTVTNETTPISHYERIGGAAAVKAAVELFYDKVLADPDLAGYFTDVNMADQRRHLALMLAVVLGGPNEYTGRGLAEAHQPLRIPGEHYAKVGQHLSATLVELGVPADVIADVQVVLGQVREQVVSAGNA; encoded by the coding sequence ATGACGGTGACGAACGAGACCACCCCGATCTCCCACTACGAGCGCATCGGCGGCGCGGCGGCGGTGAAGGCCGCGGTGGAGCTGTTCTACGACAAGGTGCTCGCCGACCCGGATCTCGCCGGCTACTTCACCGACGTGAACATGGCCGACCAGCGGCGGCACCTGGCGCTGATGCTGGCGGTCGTGCTGGGCGGCCCGAACGAGTACACGGGTCGGGGGTTGGCCGAGGCGCACCAGCCGTTGCGCATCCCGGGGGAGCACTACGCGAAGGTCGGGCAGCACCTGAGCGCCACGCTGGTGGAGTTGGGTGTGCCGGCGGATGTGATCGCCGACGTGCAGGTGGTGCTCGGTCAGGTGCGGGAGCAGGTCGTGTCGGCGGGGAACGCCTGA
- a CDS encoding globin domain-containing protein yields MDAARLKQSWALVAAHGDQVPLYFYSTLFLAHPETRQMFGTNMAGQRDRLVSALGHVVSHVDQVDRLVGFLQQLGADHRKYAVRAEHYPAVGAALLETLRHFCAEAWTDELAADWAAAYGLVAQVMTEAAQAAEAHSPPWWVAEVLTHERRTFDVAVLTVRPQYLLPFTPGQSIGVSHPAVRSWRYYSPANAPRPDGTVELHVRAAPGGAVSSRLVYGCAAGDQIHLASPVGDRLTLWPAGSSDLLLLAGGTGWAPVKALVEQVAAEGSGRRVDLYVGARSRTEFYDSEAIDKLAATHPWLRVSYVAGSDPARPGEPVRLADRVLADGDWRSRHVYVCGSDELVSHSVAALTGAGYQPGQVHHEGFGKHWYGPTWRTVTTPDGGIQ; encoded by the coding sequence GTGGACGCGGCACGGCTCAAGCAGAGCTGGGCCCTGGTCGCCGCGCACGGCGACCAGGTGCCGCTCTACTTCTATTCGACGCTGTTCCTGGCGCATCCGGAGACCCGGCAGATGTTCGGCACGAACATGGCCGGGCAGCGTGACCGTCTGGTGTCGGCGTTGGGGCACGTCGTGTCCCACGTGGACCAGGTGGACCGGCTGGTCGGGTTCCTGCAGCAGCTCGGCGCGGACCACCGCAAGTACGCGGTGCGCGCCGAGCACTACCCGGCGGTCGGTGCGGCGCTGCTGGAGACGTTGCGGCACTTCTGCGCGGAGGCGTGGACCGACGAGCTGGCCGCGGACTGGGCGGCCGCGTACGGGCTGGTGGCGCAGGTGATGACGGAGGCCGCGCAGGCGGCGGAGGCGCACTCCCCGCCGTGGTGGGTGGCGGAGGTGCTGACCCACGAGCGGCGCACGTTCGACGTGGCGGTGCTGACGGTGCGACCGCAGTACCTGCTGCCGTTCACCCCGGGGCAGTCGATCGGGGTGTCCCATCCGGCAGTGCGGTCGTGGCGGTACTACTCGCCGGCGAACGCGCCGCGCCCGGACGGCACGGTGGAGTTGCACGTGCGTGCCGCGCCGGGTGGCGCGGTGTCGTCGCGGCTGGTGTACGGGTGCGCGGCCGGTGACCAGATCCACCTGGCGTCGCCGGTGGGGGACCGGTTGACGTTGTGGCCGGCCGGGTCGTCGGATCTGTTGCTGCTGGCCGGTGGCACCGGCTGGGCGCCGGTGAAGGCGTTGGTGGAGCAGGTCGCGGCGGAGGGTTCGGGGCGGCGGGTGGACCTGTACGTGGGGGCGCGTTCGCGGACCGAGTTCTACGACAGCGAGGCGATCGACAAGTTGGCGGCGACGCATCCGTGGCTGCGGGTGTCGTACGTGGCCGGGTCGGATCCGGCGCGGCCGGGGGAGCCGGTGCGGCTCGCCGACCGGGTGCTGGCCGACGGGGACTGGCGGTCGCGGCACGTGTACGTGTGTGGCTCCGACGAGCTGGTGAGCCATTCGGTGGCGGCGTTGACCGGTGCCGGCTACCAGCCGGGTCAGGTGCACCACGAGGGTTTCGGCAAGCACTGGTACGGGCCGACGTGGCGGACCGTGACGACCCCTGACGGAGGTATCCAATGA
- a CDS encoding DivIVA domain-containing protein, translated as MSATPISRYDAQQVSGPVQVRLTPDRVRRWEFGSAAFTRRGYEQADVDRFRMQVADELDLLAAQVANLRAENERLNDHLELHRHGVIPSADKPAMPAAKEVNLLSAAQREAEQIIAQAHDYARRVAEYARTQYESYMRAAAEEAKQEAERVVAEYRSSAGGSFDDSVAAREALRIFGEMMMSHMQAAARHLDEGSEQLARTMERIAREAPPVGGVAAQPALPRHQR; from the coding sequence ATGAGTGCGACTCCGATCAGCCGGTACGACGCGCAGCAGGTGTCCGGGCCGGTGCAGGTGCGGCTGACCCCCGACCGGGTGCGGCGGTGGGAGTTCGGGTCGGCGGCGTTCACCCGCCGCGGCTACGAGCAGGCCGACGTGGACCGGTTCCGGATGCAGGTGGCCGACGAGTTGGATCTGCTGGCCGCGCAGGTCGCGAACCTGCGGGCGGAGAACGAGCGGCTCAACGACCATCTGGAGCTGCACCGGCACGGGGTGATCCCGAGCGCCGACAAGCCGGCGATGCCGGCGGCGAAGGAGGTCAACCTGCTGTCGGCGGCGCAGCGGGAGGCCGAGCAGATCATCGCGCAGGCCCACGACTACGCCCGCCGGGTCGCCGAGTACGCCCGGACGCAGTACGAGAGTTACATGCGGGCGGCGGCGGAGGAGGCGAAGCAGGAGGCCGAGCGGGTGGTGGCGGAGTACCGCAGCAGCGCCGGCGGGAGCTTCGACGACTCGGTGGCCGCGCGGGAGGCGTTGCGGATCTTCGGCGAGATGATGATGTCGCACATGCAGGCGGCGGCCCGGCACCTGGACGAGGGCAGCGAGCAGTTGGCGCGCACGATGGAGCGGATCGCCCGTGAGGCGCCGCCGGTGGGTGGCGTCGCGGCGCAGCCGGCGTTGCCGCGTCACCAGCGGTAG
- a CDS encoding MerR family transcriptional regulator has translation MVGRHPRARDRLRPVDLARAYGVSTQAVRNYEAAGVLPQAARTGHGYRTYTPRHAAALRAFLALVAGHGHGAATAIMRAVHRGAVDEALRLVDTGHARLLDDRRTLDAVAAALADLPAGTGEDVASGRGAVFVGALARRLGVRAATLRQWERAGLLCPGRDPRTGYRVYRPADVRDALLVGQLRRGGYPLARIVPLLVEVRAAGGVADLDAVLGDWRARLGARGRALLTGAAALAAYLDGDGS, from the coding sequence GTGGTGGGGCGGCACCCGCGGGCACGCGACCGGCTGCGGCCGGTGGACCTGGCGCGCGCGTACGGCGTGTCCACTCAGGCGGTGCGTAACTACGAGGCGGCCGGGGTGTTGCCGCAGGCGGCGCGCACCGGGCACGGCTACCGCACCTACACGCCCCGGCACGCGGCGGCGTTGCGGGCGTTCCTGGCTCTGGTCGCCGGGCACGGCCATGGGGCGGCGACGGCGATCATGAGGGCGGTGCACCGGGGTGCGGTGGACGAGGCGCTGCGGCTGGTCGACACCGGTCACGCCCGGTTGCTGGACGACCGCCGGACCCTCGACGCGGTGGCGGCGGCGCTGGCGGACCTGCCGGCCGGGACCGGCGAGGACGTGGCGTCGGGGCGCGGCGCGGTGTTCGTCGGTGCGCTGGCCCGCCGGCTGGGGGTCCGGGCGGCCACGCTGCGGCAGTGGGAACGCGCGGGTCTGCTGTGCCCGGGCCGGGACCCGCGCACCGGTTACCGGGTGTACCGGCCGGCGGACGTGCGGGACGCGTTGCTGGTGGGTCAGTTGCGGCGCGGCGGTTACCCGCTGGCCCGGATCGTCCCGCTGCTCGTCGAGGTCCGCGCCGCCGGGGGTGTGGCGGACCTGGACGCGGTGCTGGGCGACTGGCGGGCCCGGTTGGGGGCGCGCGGGCGGGCCCTGCTCACCGGCGCCGCCGCTCTGGCCGCCTACCTCGACGGGGACGGGAGCTAG
- a CDS encoding NAD(P)H-binding protein, with protein sequence MRVVIAGGHGKIAKLLERELAGRGDTAVGLIRNPEHEAALRAAGAEPVVCDLEHTDVDALAAHLAGADAVVFAAGAGPGSGADRKDTVDRGAAVLLADAAVRAGVRRYLLVSSMGVDDPPAAGTDEVWAAYLRAKKAAEDEVTGRDLDVTVLRPGRLTDDEPAGRITLARHVDAGAVSRADVARVLLALLNAPGTAGHTVELVGGDTPIAEAVGALAG encoded by the coding sequence ATGCGCGTCGTCATCGCCGGAGGCCACGGGAAGATCGCCAAGCTGCTGGAGCGGGAACTCGCCGGGCGCGGGGACACCGCCGTCGGGTTGATCCGCAACCCCGAGCACGAGGCCGCGCTGCGCGCCGCCGGCGCCGAACCCGTCGTGTGCGACCTGGAACACACCGACGTCGACGCCCTCGCCGCCCACCTCGCCGGCGCCGACGCGGTGGTGTTCGCCGCCGGGGCCGGGCCGGGCAGCGGCGCCGACCGCAAGGACACCGTCGACCGGGGCGCCGCCGTGCTGCTCGCCGACGCCGCCGTCCGCGCCGGGGTCCGCCGCTACCTGCTGGTCTCCTCGATGGGCGTGGACGACCCGCCCGCCGCCGGCACCGACGAGGTGTGGGCGGCGTACCTGCGGGCGAAGAAGGCCGCCGAGGACGAGGTCACCGGCCGGGACCTGGACGTGACCGTGCTGCGCCCGGGCCGGCTCACCGACGACGAACCGGCCGGCCGGATCACCCTGGCCCGGCACGTCGACGCCGGCGCGGTCAGCCGCGCCGACGTGGCCCGGGTGCTGCTGGCCCTGCTGAACGCCCCGGGCACCGCCGGCCACACCGTCGAACTCGTCGGCGGGGACACCCCCATCGCCGAGGCCGTCGGCGCCCTCGCCGGCTAG